From Glycine soja cultivar W05 chromosome 4, ASM419377v2, whole genome shotgun sequence, the proteins below share one genomic window:
- the LOC114410662 gene encoding uncharacterized protein LOC114410662 yields MEALREAGVIDLYDKKRDSCLMHPEALHNVETCPITEELLQGLISRGQIEICSAKKEEGKVCLQLGKRNMSKPKPLVIHFTRGITTHIPRGIQAHIAKTLGPFPCKSDKAVPWKYGVQGPNGRQDASDIRVGNGMPVAKIKNISGTSGMTRSGCIFSPPELLARSKDKGKEKADIGEREKTGPTVNDEALIGKIAKEGDDFSKREISTEEVTGFLRIIQQSEFKVIEQLNKTPAKISLLVLLMNSEPHRVLLVKILNETHVAQEISVEGFGGIVNNITANNYLTFADEDMPVEGRGHNNALHVSVKCMDHIVAKVLIDNGYSLNVMPKTTLDKLPFDTLHMRPSSMVVRAFDGSRHDMKGEIDLPIQIGPHTCQITFQVMDINPAYSCLLGQPWVHSVGVVPLTLHQKLKFVVEGQLVIVSGEEDSLVSCPSSTPYVEAAEESLEKSFQALEM; encoded by the coding sequence ATGGAGGCATTGCGCGAGGCTGGTGTAATTGACCTTTACGATAAAAAAAGAGATTCGTGCTTGATGCATCCAGAGGCATTGCACAATGTGGAAACTTGCCCAATAACTGAGGAGTTGCTGCAGGGACTGATAAGTAGGGGTCAAATTGAAATCTGCAGTGCAAAGAAGGAGGAAGGAAAGGTATGCTTGCAATTGGGTAAGAGAAACATGAGTaagcctaaacctttggtgatcCATTTCACCAGGGGCATTACCACTCATATACCTCGAGGTATCCAGGCCCATATAGCAAAGACACTAGGACCCTTCCCTTGTAAGAGTGATAAGGCAGTACCATGGAAATACGGCGTACAGGGGCCCAACGGAAGGCAGGACGCGTCCGACATACGTGTCGGGAATGGCATGCCTGTTGCTAAGATCAAAAATATTTCCGGTACGAGTGGCATGACTCGTAGTGGATGCATTTTTTCTCCTCCCGAACTACTGGCAAGGTCGAAAGACAAGGGAAAGGAAAAGGCGGATATAGGTGAGAGGGAGAAGACGGGCCCGACCGTCAATGATGAGGCCCTTATTGGAAAAATTGCAAAGGAAGGGGACGACTTTAGCAAAAGAGAGATATCAACTGAGGAGGTGACTGGATTTTTGAGAATCATTCAACAGAGTGAATTCAAAGTAATTGAGCAATTGAACAAAACTCCTGCCAAGATCTCTCTATTAGTGTTGTTGATgaactctgagcctcatcgggtgCTGTTGGTCAAAATTTTGAATGAGACCCATGTAGCGCAAGAAATATCAGTGGAGGGCTTTGGGGGAAtagtcaacaacatcactgcAAACAATTACCTGACTTTTGCCGACGAGGATATGCCAGTTGAGGGTAGGGGACACAACAACGCTTTGCATGTGTCcgtcaaatgcatggaccacaTAGTGGCCAAAGTACTCATTGACAATGGCTATTCCCTCAATGTGATGCCCAAAACTACATTGGATAAGCTGCCATTTGACACGTTGCATATGAGGCCAAGCTCTATGGTGGTAAGGGCTTTTGATGGTAGCCGGCATGACATGAAAGGAGAGATTGATCTCCCGATTCAAATTGGGCCACACACGTGCCAGATAActttccaagtgatggacataaaccCCGCCTACAGTTGCTTGTTAGGTCAGCCTTGGGTCCATTCTGTTGGGGTGGTCCCGTTGACGTTGCACCAGAAATTAAAGTTTGTGGTGGAGGGTCAGCTGGTTATCGTATCGGGAGAAGAAGATTCACTAGTGAGTTGTCCATCTTCTACACCCTATGTGGAAGCTGCAGAAGAGTCAttggaaaaatcttttcaagCACTAGAAATGTGA
- the LOC114410663 gene encoding uncharacterized protein LOC114410663, which translates to MIAKSRTEEEHLVNLRKLFGRLRKYRLRLNPAKCTLGVKSGKLLGIFVSQKGIEVHPDKVKEILEMLEPHIEKQKKGTRYLLLEQEVHSMRDELLIAREDMLCLGVGSSPFEAVYVELYTTWLVSKMDPVKYIFEKPALTGRIARWLVLLSEFDIVYVTQKTIKGSTLVDYLAQQPINDYQPMHSEFPNEDIMALFEEGVEDEDMDKWVLWFDGASNALGHGIGAVLVLPDKQYIPFTARLCFDCTNNIADYEACALGIRAAIDFRVKLLKVYEDSALVTHHLKGEWETRDHKLVPYQAYIRKLMELFVDISFRHIPREENQMVDALATLSSMFKVSPHGDLPYIEFRCRVDPTHFCLIEDEEDGKPWYFDIKRYIKNKEYLPEASDNDKRTLRRLAANFLLSGNILYKRNHDMVLLRCVDAKEAEKMLVEVHEGSFGTHANGHAMARKILRARYYWLTIENDCCVHVRKCHKCLTFTDNVNAPPIPLNMLTTPWPFSMWGIDVIGAIEPKASNGHRLILVAIDYFTKWVEAASYASVTRNVVIKFIKKEIICRCGPKMNGAVEAANKNIKKIVQKMTVSYKDWHKMLPFALHGYHTFIRTSIGATPFSLVYEMEVVLPFEVEIPSLRILAESRLEEAEWAQARFDQLNLIEGKRLAAMGDYVRAE; encoded by the exons atgattgccaaatcaaGGACGGAGGAGGAACACCTAGTCAATTTGCGGAAGTTGTTTGGGCGACTGCGTAAATACAGGTTAAGGTTGAATCCGGCAAAGTGTACACTCGGGGTAAAATCCGGAAAATTGCTTGGCATTTTCGTTAGccagaaaggaatagaggtgCATCCAGACAAGGTAAAAGAAATCCTTGAGATGCTCGAGCCACATATTGAGAAGCAG AAAAAGGGAACGAGATATCTACTACTTGAGCAAGAAGTTCACAGCATGCGAGATGAACTACTTATTGCTAGAGAGGACATGTTGTGCCTTGGCGTGGGTAGCTCACCGTTTGAGGCAGTATATGTTGAGTTATACACTACTTGGTTGGTATCCAAAATGGATCCTGTCAAGTACATCTTCGAAAAGCCCGCTCTCACTGGGAGGATAGCTCGATGGCTGGTTCTGTTGTCAGAATTTGATATCGTCTACGTCACTCAGAAGACAATAAAAGGAAGCACCTTGGTAGATTATCTAGCTCAACAACCCATAAATGATTATCAGCCTATGCATTCAGAATTCCCTAATGAGGATATTATGGCCTTGTTTGAAGAGGGGGTTGAAGATGAGGATATGGATAAGTGGGTTTTGTGGTTTGATGGTGCGTCTAATGCGCTAGGTCATGGgattggggcagtgttggtttTGCCGGACAAGCAATATatacctttcacggctaggTTGTGTTTCGACTGCACAAACAATATAGCAGACTACGAGGCATGTGCCCTAGGGATCCGAGCGGCGATCGACTTTAGGGTTAAGTTGCTCAAAGTATACGAGGACTCAGCATTGGTGACTCATCATTTGAAAGGTGAATGGGAGACCAGAGACCACAAGTTAGTACCTTACCAGGCTTACATCAGGAAATTGATGGAACTCTTTGTTGACATATCATTTCGTCACATTCCTAGAGAGGAAAACCAGATGGTCGACGCCCTTGCCACTTTATCATCCATGTTCAAAGTGAGCCCTCACGGAGATTTGCCATACATCGAATTCAGATGTCGTGTTGATCCTACACATTTTTGTTTGATAGAAGATGAGGAGGATGGTAAACCTTGGTACTTCGATATCAAACGATACATAAAGAATAAGGAATACCTACCTGAGGCCtctgacaatgacaagaggACATTACGGAGGTTGGCAGCCAATTTCCTCCTGAGTGGGAATATCTTGTacaaaagaaaccatgacatggtgtTGCTTCGATGTGTGGATGCAAAAGAGGCCGAAAAAATGCTAGTAGAGGTGCATGAGGGATCCTTTGGTACACATGCCAATGGACATGCCATGGCCCGAAAGATTTTGAGGGCAaggtattactggctcactatagAGAATGATTGTTGCgttcatgtgaggaaatgccataaatgctTGACCTTCACTGATAATGTTAATGCTCCACCTATACCATTGAACATGTTGACAACACCATGGCCATTCTCAATGTGGGGCATAGACGTGatcggggccatcgaacccaaggcttcaaACGGGCATCGCTTAATTTTAGTCGCcattgattacttcaccaaatgggtggaAGCAGCTTCATATGCTAGTGTAACTAGGAATGTGGTGATTAaattcattaagaaggagataatTTGCAGATGTGG GCCCAAGATGAATGGAGCAGTTGAGGCTGCCAAtaagaacatcaagaagatcgTTCAGAAGATGACTGtatcatacaaggattggcacaaGATGCTCCCCTTCGCACTGCATGGGTATCATACTTTTATACGCACATCTATTGGGGCAACCCCGTTCTCTTTGGTGTACGAGATGGAAGTTGTGCTCCCGTTTGAGGTGGAGATTCCTTCTTTAAGAATCCTAGCAGAATCGAGATTGGAAGAAGCAGAGTGGGCCCAAGCACGCTTTGACCAATTAAATCTTATTGAGGGTAAGAGATTGGCTGCCATGGGCGACTATGTCAGAGCAGAGTGA